A window from Camelus dromedarius isolate mCamDro1 chromosome 9, mCamDro1.pat, whole genome shotgun sequence encodes these proteins:
- the ZNF697 gene encoding zinc finger protein 697 — translation MEQEDNQGMCEAQDSEDKGMGTDFENSEDREGDPEERGMGCNPHNTDKREGRPEQETGSNTQEEAPRGHSDERELVSDICTEGLLSEEGGIALREEEDDQSGVAEMAMFPGLSESDSVSRSPREEEEEESAGENRLEEEEEQPPPPVLPWRRHLSLGTRHRGEKPAHRRFRRLHHPMAMDLGELDSLMASIMDAPTICPDCGESFSPGAAFLQHQRIHRLAEAAAAASLEPFGLAGECGAVVGVVGVGVAGAFGAGPALARPPREKPFRCGECGKGFSRNTYLTNHLRLHTGERPNLCADCGKSFSWRADLLKHRRLHTGEKPYPCPECGEAFSLSSHLLSHRRAHAAASGAGPAALRPFACGECGKGFVRRSHLANHQRIHTGEKPHGCGECGKRFSWRSDLVKHQRVHTGEKPYMCSECGETFSVSSHLFTHKRTHSGERPYVCRECGKGFGRNSHLVNHLRVHTGEKPFCCGQCEKRFSDFSTLTQHQRTHTGEKPYTCIECGKSFIQSSHLIRHRRIHTGNKPHKCTGCGKGFRYKTHLAQHQKLHLC, via the exons ATGGAACAAGAAGATAACCAGGGCATGTGTGAAGCCCAGGACTCAGAAGACAAAGGGATGGGCACTGATTTTGAGAACTCTGAAGACAGGGAAGGGGACCCGGAAGAAAGAGGAATGGGCTGTAACCCACACAACACAGACAAGAGAGAAGGCCGCCCAGAGCAGGAGACGGGCTCCAACACACAGGAGGAAGCTCCCAGGGGGCACTCAGATGAGAGAGAGCTGGTGTCTGACATCTGCACAG AGGGGCTGCTGAGTGAGGAAGGAGGGATTGCTCTCCGTGAGGAAGAGGATGACCAATCTGGAGTAGCTGAGATGGCGATGTTCCCAGGACTGTCTGAGTCCGACAGCGTTTCCCGGAGTCCccgagaagaggaggaggaggagagcgcTGGGGAGAACCGcctagaggaggaagaggagcagccaCCCCCTCCGGTGCTTCCATGGAGGAGGCACCTCTCCCTGGGGACCCGGCACCGGGGCGAAAAACCTGCCCACCGCCGCTTCCGCCGGCTCCACCACCCCATGGCCATGGACCTCGGGGAGCTCGACAGCCTGATGGCCAGCATCATGGATGCGCCCACCATCTGCCCCGACTGCGGGGAGAGCTTCAGCCCGGGCGCCGCCTTCCTGCAGCACCAGCGCATCCACCGCCTGGCAGAGGCCGCCGCGGCGGCCAGCCTGGAGCCCTTCGGCCTCGCGGGCGAGTGCGGCGCGGTGGtcggggtggtgggggtgggcgtGGCGGGGGCCTTCGGGGCGGGGCCGGCGCTGGCCCGGCCCCCGCGCGAGAAGCCCTTCCGCTGCGGCGAGTGCGGCAAGGGCTTCAGCCGCAACACCTACCTGACCAACCACCTGCGGCTGCACACGGGCGAGCGGCCCAACCTGTGCGCCGACTGCGGCAAGAGCTTCAGCTGGCGCGCCGACCTGCTCAAGCACCGGCGCCTGCACACGGGCGAGAAGCCCTACCCGTGCCCGGAGTGTGGCGAGGCCTTCAGCCTCAGCTCGCACCTGCTGAGCCACCGGCGCGCGCATGCGGCGGCCAGCGGCGCGGGGCCGGCGGCGCTGCGGCCCTTCGCCTGCGGGGAGTGCGGCAAGGGCTTCGTGCGCCGCTCGCACCTGGCCAACCATCAGCGCATTCACACGGGTGAGAAGCCACACGGCTGCGGCGAGTGCGGCAAGCGCTTCAGCTGGCGCTCGGACCTGGTGAAGCACCAGCGCGTGCACACGGGCGAGAAGCCCTACATGTGCTCCGAGTGCGGCGAGACCTTCAGCGTCAGCTCCCACCTCTTCACGCACAAGCGCACGCACTCGGGCGAGCGGCCCTACGTCTGCCGCGAGTGCGGCAAGGGCTTCGGGCGCAACTCGCACCTGGTGAACCACCTGCGTGTGCACACGGGCGAGAAGCCCTTCTGCTGCGGCCAGTGTGAGAAGCGCTTCAGCGACTTCTCCACTCTCACGCAGCACCAGCGCACGCACACGGGCGAGAAGCCCTACACCTGCATCGAGTGCGGCAAGAGCTTCATCCAGAGCTCGCACCTGATCCGCCACCGGCGCATCCACACCGGCAACAAGCCACACAAGTGCACCGGCTGCGGCAAGGGCTTCCGCTACAAAACGCACCTCGCGCAGCACCAGAAGCTGCACCTGTGCTAG